GGGGTATACGTAAGTGGGCTTAGACCTGAAGGTTGAgctgaattttatttaaataaattgggTTGGATTTGTGTACTTGGGTCTGGGTATAAGACATTTGAGTTGATATGGACCAATTGGGTTTGGGTCGGGTCTTGATCTTGGGTTGTTGTTATACGGGGTTCGTTGGATTTGGATTGTTTAAAGGCCAAAGTATACTGATTTTCCATATTTCTctccgttaactttaaaaatcatatttacttatctataaataattaaaattaattgaaatcgttagatatataattttttcctcataaaccctaaaaactaatatttttttttcaacccaaaatttcaaaaactacatttctctttaaagtttttaaatttttagatataatttttctgATGATGAAGACAACGTCGTCGGCGATCTCCAGGCATGGTCTCATCCTCTCCAGCACACCCTCCTTCTAGTCGTTCTCCTTGATGTTGTCGTCGACGAAGACAACTCACCTGATGTTGACAAAGACTCTTCGACGAAGACAAACCATCTTCGTTTGTAACATAGACGAATCATTTTTGTCTAGAGACGAAGACTCGGCCTTCCTTAGTTTGGGTTCAATCTCTTGTTTGGGTTGTGTTTCATGAATACAGGCTTCCTTTTCTTCTACTTCTTCCTTGGTTTCATCCTTCTTCGACTCTTTCAACACAAAACTATGTCAGTAAAGTGATTGAACAAATTATGGTTaattttgatcaccttcctttTCATAATTTCCTTTCATTCCTTCAGACATCCTTTCAAAGCCTTAATTCTATTAGACATATTATCCAAACAGGATTCCATGGCTTCCAACTTTTCCTTCACTACCTcgaaaatatttttcacatcaaCTGCATTCTCCATCCTTTCTGTCCTTTACTAATTATTGTCCGGATCTCACTGTTCTGATACCAAATTTGATGGATACCTAAACAATGGTACTACTTCTCAATGTAACACAAATTTAACTCAATAGAAATTGCTTTAATTGATTGAAACTCAGCTAATACAACTCAAGCTCTACCAATTGTTCTAAAATAAATATCCAACATAACACATTGGATTCTGACACAATAATGCCAGTTTCCCCCTTAGGCGAAGCCCTCAAAAAGCCCCTtaattccttgtatttttcctTGATAATTACTGCCAACTTCTCCCTCTTATTTATAAGTCCAGTAGCCCCTTCAAATTGAGTTATCTTCCCTTTTTTAACTACAGCCGTATTCAAATATCTTATCTACTTTATTATCCTACCAATCTTCCAGTTTGAACACATTACCTGTTATGCTTATCCAGCCACTTCAACATATTTGTTATGTTCATCCAACCCTTCTTCcttagatacacatagtttaattaaaaagaaattactTTGGAAAGGATGAATGATCTTCCGaatctccatttttttttttttttaaactaaagagacTATGAAGTAAATTGTGAAGCCAACATAACTTATCAAACACACACAAATGCAATCGAACCAATGGCATGTTTGGGAATAGAAATAGTTAAATACACTACTATCAAAATTAGTTGGTTTTCGATGATAAGATCGAATGGTCTTGAGATAGTGACACttttattgaaacttttttttttaataacttgaTCACTTAGGGCTCTTTTGATCTTTCATTCATAAGTCGATAAAAAAAGTGTCTTGCCTAAAGTTGGTGGAAAAAGGatgttttttgtttgaaaaaatgaGTTCTTTGGGGACCATCCCCAAATTGTTAATGCCAATAATTACACCAACAAAACAGACACTGAATCATGATGTACAATTCAGtacaaaaaattatgaaaatgtggCTTTTAAAGTGGTTCACtctataactaaaaatttacgTAAGtagtattatgtgtatttattttttatacacaatttatatacatagtgatatatcatcatttaattaagtgattttaaaacatatgtcatcatatgataaagaaacatctaatcacataataacatctTATCTATGCACATAActtatgtatcaaaaatgggtatatataattttattgaatttacgTTTATTGTAATGTTATTGGTATCTTTACGAGAATTTGGTAGGTTAACAGTACTGAAtatgaaaattgtcatttttaagcCTTTTACAATCCCCCATTTATAAGAAAGGCAAAGGCATTATGAtgtgattatataattggatgGAACATAACCTTATTACATTGATTCTAGACAACTGATTTACTTCTGTTAATGTGAAAGAGTATAATCATGTATTCTTGAAATAGTAATAAGTGATTGTCCTCTTATTATAactaaagataaagatgaaatatgATCCTATGATTATAAGACACAAATTTGACATGTTGAAAGGATTTGTGGGAATGGTTCAATTAGTCAAGTCCCACTCTTTTTGCTATCTATATttcatataattcattatatactGAATAATCATCTCTTTAGTGTCATTTTTGTGAGTCTGGGACTTTCAAAAGTAGGAAAAATTCAAATGGGGGCTATGCtgatatgtaaataataaaaattattttaattaattgaatttagctatttttttattttgagggggtaaacaacatattttaaaacataagcCATAGAGTAATTGTCCCAAATATTAGGGTTGGCAACGGGGAGATATGGGAAGAGAATCTCAATCCCTATCActgtaaattatattaatccTCGTCCTCGATTCGTCTCCATTatgggatgaaaatgattccttATCCACttcttgcaaaaaaaaattccctTCTTGCAAAAAAAAATCCCCTTCTCTCATCTTCTCCTCATCCCCACGAGAAAAAATCTCCTCTCTATACCCACAAGAAAAAATCTCCTCTTTATACccttaaacataatataaatatattaaataaaaaaaagtaaaattaaaactaactcattattttaaatgtcacaaatataacaaattaatcattttaatatacacaacaaaacCTAAATAGATTTAggtaacataaataatctaaaactgtaaatatatattagtattttaggtaaatttattaatacaaagAGATGGAGACCAGGGTGGTGCAGGGAAGAGGTGGGGCAAAAAGCGGAGATATGTATCTCTATCCTCGATTGTGAAGTTTTTTTCATCTACATCCATATCCCCATTCTCTTCCTCATTTCTATTGAGAAATCCCCTCTTTAATAGAGTCGAAGAGGGTTAGAGCCCCCAAAAGTCAAActgaaattgtcatctctaccaAATATGGGTGCATAGCATGTTTGTCTAATTCCAAAATGCAATCTCCATCTTTTCCATATATCAATGTTCTAAATTTTAGATTGGGCATTGATTTGGTGAAAATAATTGGTTTGAGTTTTTATGATATCGTGGTTGCATCATgaactatttaaataatattcaaaatattatccatttaattattcatcataaattttaaaatacatttaattaaaattgaatttaattttatggaCATAATATCTATATTCATTTGTACAATGTTGGTTTGAGTCTATGTTCATTTGCATGGTATTGGATTCCAATtccaacaattataaaattataacattttaattatacatCACTGCAATGTTTTAACTATTATGACCTAATGGTTTGGTTTGACCACAAGTCAATGTGATCATACAATGATAGTCTAATTCAACCTAATTTACAAGTGTGTATAATTCACTTTTAtgtgatttaagaattttttaaaattaaactaaaaaaaatatagtttagaagaatttcaaattaaactaaatcaaattaaaaaattacgatTTTAATACGgtttaaaatatacataatgtGCAATACATTATATGATTTTCATaacttttatttcaaataatctcTTACATAATATAgcaattatatcaatttatgggtgttatgtttagttttttggggtataaatatcattttgttgAAACTATCAAggacaaattgaaattttaaaaattcaaacttttttcaaCTTTCCAAAATTCCTCCTAAAATACATTAaccctataatttttaaacattaaatTTCACCccttaaatatatgattatatgtcattatcCATACTTGTATTAgtaaaagattttataattttaattgaaaataatataaataagggGATATTaactaaaataggaaaaaaaaattgcaccTAAATCTTTTTTAGAtgaacttttaattaatttattttgtaaacaaacttaatatttattctaataatactcTTACTCTTTAGTAATTATCTTTTTTCAGTAGTGTTTTTTTTCAATAGCGTTTTCTTCGATAGTATACACTAGTATCATTATATTTATTCTAAGTTTggtaatttatgaataaatttattctcaaataggttaatttttaatttgattgttaaTATGTTCAGatcagaataaaaaaataaaaatagatacgAATGTCAGTACGAGTGCGAGTGActagtaaatattattttaattacataattgacCTGTGAAtgtcaattcaattaaattcttaatagCTGTATTTGCTAGTTACAAGAACTTTTAAGCATTATATGAAACAGTCTTCTAATCCATAACTGCAGCTTTAGTGACACTTGATTAGTagaaacttaaaattttcatttccctCTCTTTCCttcaatacaaataattaattaccatGTTTGTATGATTAAGGACTAAATTAAAACTCTGTGTTTCATTGAAGAATCTGAAAATAACAATGGAGACATCATCAACCTATGTGCAAGTGAGTGCACTCACTGACATTGGCACTCACACTAACACTCATTCATATTCACACTTGCATTTGTACTTTATTAGAAtatgtttctatttttcatttaaatttagatatatcaataattaaataaaaatccacttattttaaaataaatttatgaatattttaattcataaattatcGAACTTACAAAATATATGATGATACTAAAATATgctgtgaaaaaaaaaaacaaaaaaaaacattatcaaaGTAAAAACACAATTAAAGAATGGtaattaaagatattattagtataaatattaagtttgtttaaaaaagtaaattcaataaaagtttATCCAAAAAGATTtacgtataatttttttttgcatattttaattaatatctctatgATTTAGtagtacaaaaaattatttaaaaaaatttggggaTGAAGCATTATTTATAGCTCGAgggtttttttttggttctttcaacaattttatacaattttttttaataagaaatctCATTCAAATCGGATCATCTCATCAAAGCTAAATCAATCacattaaataagttaaattctAAGTCCAATGATCTAAATGAGACAATaccctatatatattttaaaaaaatacagttcgcaatttaatataaaaaccactttaagggaaattaattaaaataaatatgaaaatttccacctaaattttttttgacaGACTTtgagtgattttacttttttaagtaaatttaagttttgttttaataataccTTTTATCTTATTACTTCATATTTAGAATAGTTTTTATTGGACAATATTCGTTTTCTCTTGTATCATCATattgagtatacaaattaattttaaattaatttttgtgtgattgttgatatttataaatcaaaatatttacaaatcataacaaaatgataaatataactaCACAAAGTGTATATCAATTTGAAAGGGTGTGTATGCGTGCGGGTGCGAGCGAATGTAAAAAGGTGCGCATGGGTGTGAGAGGTTGTGAAAGAATGCACACggatgtgaaagggtgcgaacAGATATGTGCGAATACGAGTATATATGAAAAGGATGCgaagaatataaatatatatatatatatatttgcatcaTATCCTTTCGCATCTGTGTGCACCTTTTTACATCTCTCTTTCACACTCATGGGTACCTTTTCACACATGCTAACACTCTTTCACACTCGTGTGCACCCTTTAACACTCACACACACCTTTTCGCATTCAGACGTATTCTATGTAATTATGTTCATCATTTCATTACgatttataaatatcaacttttatattaaaaattaatctattttcgATCcgtaaatatcaataattatgtaaaaattaatataaaattaatctatatacttaatataataatacaagagAAAAACAAGATTGTCCAGTAAACTATTCCGAATATGAagtaataagataaaatatattattgaaagaaaaattaaatttgtttaaaaaaaaattcactcaaaatttagcaaaaaaggtttaaatagaaaattttgtgcctattttgattaatttccCCTAAACTCTAGACagcttttcaaaatttattaatcgaaattaaatcaatttatatatcaaactaaataaaatcataattttaaaataattttattttaggtaatAATGACAACGCTAGCGGTGTCCAAACTGGGTTGGCCAATGAATCAACTGGTTCAGATAGAACTGATCCAACGGCCCGTCCGGCTTTAAAAAACACATTAAGTCTCAACTACTGGGACTGGCACAGTAAACGCCACCGTTTAATCACTTCAATTCAAGTGGCTTTCTAAGAAGAAGCGCGCGTGTTCGACTACAATGCAAACTTATCTAGTCCTGAAGTAATTTTCAGGCAATACCCACGTGTACAGTGAagattaatttaacaaattcaaaatcgACGGTGTTTGTTTGATACAAACTCTTTCCACCTACAGCCTACCCTGACGCGTGATGGCTAGGTTTCTCATTCGATCAGATCTCACTCACTCACTCTCTAAAGATTCAACATTCAATTTCCAGACTTTCTCAGTTTCTCTTCTCTGCAAAGAAAGGTattttcaaaccttaatttTTCCATCTCGTTCTTAgaccttttattttattattgttttgtgctatttgtttattatttttgttaaaagtttttatatttgatcTGTGATAGTGTTTttgtataatttctttttctgatcTGTTAATTTGGTGGTTATAATACAACATATATGAGAGacatttagagattttttaatctattttgaaAGTAATAGATGGTGATCGACAATGTATGAGTTGACTTAAAATAATAACGAGATTTACACGGTCCTTTTGTTCGATccatgaatatatgtttttatcCATGGTTTCTTTGATAAAATTACTTTAAGATGACCCTCGTCCTCATGGAATTTCTGCTGTTGAAAAGAGATtgtaaatttatgaaaataaagaaattgaaaaaggCTGCAAAGTCATATAGGATTTTGGTTTCCACAAGAACCAAGCCCCCAAAGAAagagtttatttattattttagaggaaattttgacatatttattGAAAGGATTTTGGGTTTACACTTTCCCTATTTTCtgaaattttccaaattttcttaAGTTCTGCGCCTGTTGAGTGAATGGGAGAAAGTGTATTGAAACACTGTAATGGCTTTTAAATAATCCTACAGGGGTGAATaggatttataaaaaattaaagcacAAATTATAAATGCAAATAACAATGACTATAAGCACAAATATAAGAgcaaataggaaaataaaattcttaagaCTTGTAGTGGTTTGGATCTTTTTGACTCAAGCCTTATACGACTACTTTTTCAAGCAACCAATTTTGAAGTTTTACTATAAATGAAAACTCTTTACACTAGTTGATTTGGATGCGCAAAAAAACAATAGTTAATTTTAGATTTCGCACACAAATGATTGAATACAAGAGAATGTGTTTTTAATGCCTCTACAAGAtgattacaatattttttaaatcaataaaccTCTCAAGAATATGAATTAAGTGCCTGGAGAGATTATGAAGAAGACTTTTTATGAGAGCAAAGAATATAACGTGattattttttctaacattttccTGCTCAAATTGACTTCTTTATATAGGTTTTAGGGGTTGGAAAAGCTAAAATAGCCGTTCGATAAATTGAAGTATTCTTTAACATAtgaattttttctcttaaaatagCTAGATGCACGAGTGCTTAAATTGGGTGCATAGTGGTCCATGATCATAAAATCCACTTTTTAAACGAAGTTAATCTCATTCAACACCCCCAACGATCGACATTTCATCTGTGCCATTTTGATGCACATTTGTGCATATGTCATGCACAATCATTCATtctattatatgaataatatgtgAAAATTTCAGAACATTTGGTGTCTTGCATGCATGAAGGAAAATTTCTCCCATGCTCCCATGCATACAAAGTGTGACATGTTCTGGAATTTTCACATATTCTTCATATAGCAGAATGAACAATCGTGCATGCAAATGGTGCAAATGATAGTCGATCGGAAAGGACGCTGATCAAGGTTGACTTTGTCTGGAAAGTGGATTTTATAGTCAGAAACGATTGTGCACCTAATTTGAATGCCTGTGCATCtgactatttaaaaaaaagtcgTCATTTTCAGATGTCATTGAGTATTTATGCATTTTCAACCCCTGAAGCCTATATAAATAAGTCAATTTAAGGTGGAAAATGTTAGCGAAGATATTGAATCAAGCTATACTCTTTGCTTTCACAAAACAACCTTCTTTGTACTCCTCTAAGcacttaattcatatttttgagagcttcattattctaaaatttgttGTAATCAGCCTTGTCGAGAGAAGTAAACACATATTCTCTAGTATTCAATCAATTGTAGGCGAAATCCCGATTCAACTGTTGATTTTGAGTATAATCTTGGTCAACTAGTGTAAAGAGTTTTTACGTCTAGTGGTACTTCAAGTTGATCGCTTGAAAAAGTAGACATAGGAGGTTTGGGTTAAAAAACTCCAAACCACTATAAATTTTAAGCATTCTCTTTCCCTGTCTCTCTTATTTTGTGcttataattattgttatttgtgttttaaatttttatgaatcCTATCTACCCCCCTCTAGGATTATTTTAAGCTAGGGTGTTTCATGTATCCGTTTAGGTCCCTTTGAGGTGTATTATTTGCTTTTCAGGACTTGGAATTATAATTTGATGTTACATTTGAGACCTAGTTCCTCAAAGGGAACAAGGGGAGAACTTTCTCATGGGTATGGGTTTAAATTAACCTAGAGTTGAAGCTTTTCAGATAATCCTTTGAGCAAAAGCTTATTTTCTGGAAAATTCGATTTAGACAATACTCTATCTACTTTTGTTGGTTCAtcttattgagtttgtttttaagttacagaatatttttttatgtcacAGGCTTCATAACTTCATTAAAAATGGCGGAATCAAAATCAGGATTGAGGAAACCAGTTTTCACCAAGGTTGAGCAGCTTCGCCCAGGCACTAGTGGGCACACTCTCACCGTCAAGGTTGTGAGTACCAAGATGGTATTGCAGAAGGGTCGTGCCAATGGTCCTCAAGTACGTCAGATGAGAATTGCTGAATGCTTGGTTGGAGATGAGACTGGAATGATTATCTTTACTGCTAGAAATGATCAAGGTATGTATCTCATATtcttgtgtgtgtgtttatagaTCAGTGGAATAATTCTAGTTCAGTTCTTATTTTGAGGCTTTTAGACTAGCTGAACTTCAGCATTTGAGATCACATTTGATATGCAAACTCATGCTATGTGAATAGGTCATGTCACATCTAATTTCATCCATTTGACTAGTATTGATATGATGGCGGACAAGTTTTCTGCGTTACAATCAATTGTTGCTATATTTGTTTTAGTAAGTAGTTCtgtgtattattttgtaattgctATTTATGTTGTTTCATCAATTGTTTATGCATTGATAATAAGATTCCCCTGGAACTTTGAAATTGATTAGCTACTTATTAGTGCAAATAGGATATTATGTA
This sequence is a window from Mangifera indica cultivar Alphonso chromosome 5, CATAS_Mindica_2.1, whole genome shotgun sequence. Protein-coding genes within it:
- the LOC123215807 gene encoding uncharacterized protein At4g28440, with product MAESKSGLRKPVFTKVEQLRPGTSGHTLTVKVVSTKMVLQKGRANGPQVRQMRIAECLVGDETGMIIFTARNDQVDLMTEGSTVVLRNAKIDMFKGSMRLAVDKWGRVEVTEPASFTVKEDNNLSLIEYELVNVVEE